CCAAAGAGAAAGGAGGTCAAGGATATATCTCCTTGCAGGGGAAGGGACTGCGAAGCTAGTCGGAGGGGAACTACACAGATGCACGCACTGTGAcacactcatcacacacacacacacacacactaggtcTGAACACATGCACAATCTCttactcactctctcctccagcctctgTGAGAAAAAGCAAGTCTCAAGAAGAAATGGATGTTCTTCGCCTGGTTCCACGGTGCAGTAATTCATCACAATTAAGGGGATGTAAACCTAGACGGTGAGTAAACCCAACACCCAATCTATCAGCACACGGCTGGAGACCTGCCTGTTGTCTCTGCTCTCCCACAGTTTAAATCTGTCTGCTCCATATTCAAATATCATTCCGACACACACTTATAGTAAATCACCATATACACACGGCTGCCTATTGTATAATTCATCCAGGCCCCATTCGGCGATTTACACAGATTGCTTTAGCAGTAATACAGTTATCCCCGGTCTTCACCCACTCCTATTCACAGCAAATAAATCCCTCTGCTATATATTTCATAGGAAGCTCAATGGTTTGTGTGGGATGTATGAAATACTACTGAACCCCCCCCTTATAATATGTGTTAGGATGCAGACAGCAGGATTTGAATTGTGTTTTAAATAATGATTATTTCCATTCCAAGTGGCGCGTGTTAAATAGGTTGTCCTGTCCAGTATACAGTAACATAATTGATTGCTTTTCATTCAGCATCTGGGTGCAATCTTTTTTAATCATAAAGAAATAACGCACGTTTTCTGAATCCCAATTTTTTGTGGGGGAATTTTTGTTCTGAGAAACAGGTTCACCCCTGAACGCCTTCCAGGATCAGTTCCAGTAGGTGTTGCAGTAATAATGGCTGCTATTTGAATaattatatcatgatatatggacaattgtgctgtaattgctttttgtttgtttctgtgccGGTTTCAAAGGGGGGCTGGCTGCACGGTAAGGCCAGTTATCAATTCTCATGGTATTTACAGTTTTCCAGCTGTGGATGGGCCAACAGAGCTGAATGAATTTATaggaaaaactggaaaaaaaacatttacatgttTAACTCGATGCTGTTTTATCTTGTGAGGTCTAGATTATCCATTTCTAAGATATACCAGTGGGTCATCGGACAGCAGAGTGGAAGTGTTCCTGCAACAGGCCAACGCCCCTCAGCTGCCCCCCACAGTGagaaggtgaaggagaagaCCTCATCAAAACTTCAAACCGCTTCCTGTGGTCCACCAGGGATGTGCTCCGCTGTCACCCCGGGTCACAGAGAAGGTGACCTCGGACTCCAATAACCAGCAGCAGATGAGTCGGCGCAGGAAGTCGCTGCGGGAGTACAGGAAGTGGCCCGGGCAGGAACATGTTTGGAGAGAGTGTTCTTTGGCAAGAGAGGGGGTCCCTGGTTTGTTTTTGGGGCCTCGGTGACAACCCTGCTGCTTTCCTGTTTTCTTTCCTGAGGCAGGTCTCAGATCCACTTGgacagataaaacacaagaaaagaCACATTCTACAGGAACACCCTTTCCTTTTTCACACCAGGGATGATTTAGATGCCATCTTAATTAATTTCATAGTCTACTGAAAGCCAAAACACTCATTTATCAGTCAACCAGTCGATATACTCACTCAGGGAAGGTAATGTGGTACAGTTTTTGTCACATTAAATATATGCAGAAATGTCTGGTGAATGCCAAAGGTCTGATCCAATAAATCTTCTCCCCTTTCCAGACAAAATAAGCCTGTGGGTGACAGTGATCTTACAAGCCAGTAGGTGGCAATCTTCTCAGCAATCCTCAGCAAGCACCTGTGTCCCTCTGAATGGACGGGCAACAGATTATGGGCTCTGAATAATTTCATGACGCCACACATGATGCTGTCAGGATAGGCCCGTTAAATGTCAGAACTGTATCAGTGTGATGCATCTACTGCATGGAATAGAAACCCAACATATAATAAAATcttacaaactttttttttgtatatgcCAAACCACATCAAATTCTCTGGCGAGTGTTATGTGTCCAAGATTGATTGTGGTGTGGGTCATATCTGAATGAGCTGTTGTTTGCTCAGATTCATGTCTGCCCACCCTCGCAATATCAAGCTGTGATGAGGCTTTCAATTACCCTTCCCACCGAGCAGGACATGCAAAGCCAAACTGAATGTCTGTCAGCCCCTTTTGGCATCAATAGGACATTACATTCATATTGCTGATTTTATCAGTCCCCACCATTGTTGTTTGGCTTTGGTTTATGTCTTTCATTTCCCTCCCAGTCACAAGACCGATCCAAATTTGTTATTGCGGCACTGAAGAGGAAATTAATAAATCTCTGAAAAGGAAATTAGAGTTCCAGACAGTATATGTTCAATGgaatatgtatacacacatatccTTTCTTAGTAAATGTGATATTATATAAAGAGGATCCAAATTGTCTATTTCAAAAGTAGTATTGTACAGATTGAGCAAATACTGAATACTTCATACAGTATAGGAAAAGACTCAATGCCTTAGCTATTACTCTATCGTCATCAATTTTATAAACTTTAAAGTAGCTCTTAGCAGATTGGTTCACATCCATGTTGGCTAGAAACACTGGACATCTATAGTTTCCCAGACACAGAATCATCGGGGAAGCCTGAGCTGTACTGGGGAGATTTGCACAGATTGGGACAGGCATGGATaattcatcattatttcatcaGCCAGGAAATGTAGTAAATGTTAAGCTGGTTAATTAATCTGAATGAAAACTATGTCAATGGACATTTTTCCTCTGCCACGTGCGCATTAGCCTATATTGTCTATGTAAACAAACCACTGATCACATCAATTGAGGAAGACTCTGTACTGAGCAGCCAGCTATGTTGACAGATGCTGAGAGAAGCGCTGTGATTGGCCCGTCGCAGTGGGTGTTTCCGCATTCCGCAAAGAGCTGTCAGCAGAAGCGCGAGTTGGAGAGGGGACTGTCGCGTCTCTGAAGAAACGTCCTCAGTCAAACCCAGGGGGATCGCGATCCAACGCCAGGCAGGAAGGATGCCCTACATGCTCGTCAGTACGCAGATCCGACTGGTTTGTATCCCGCATAATGTAAAGGGCTTGTGTAATGCTTTTAGGAGAGGCGCGCTCGAGTTGGACACTGAGGGATTTAATTATTTGGCTGCGCAACACTTGTGCGTACTAATCAATCAAGGTCGTCGGTTTCAAATTATACCATTATGCAATGGCATGTAATATTCTGCATGCTGGAAACAACAAACAGCCAAGGCTACAAACGGAGCAAGCAGCGTGCGTATATGGTTGTTTTTAGCCATGGTGTCCTAAATTAAAACCACATGTAGCCTAGTTGTTGGCCTGTTGTTGTGCGCATGTTCATTTTGTCTGCGACTCAAGCAACCTAATTCTATATTCTGTGAGCACTGGATAATCTATTTGCAGGTTGTCTAGTTATTATAATATTATGCAATATGCACCTGCCAGCGCAGCAGGTCTAGTCAGTGATATCCAGTTACACAACAGGCAGtagatcatgtttctctctAATTTGAACTTTCAGCAGTGAAaagatttcatttcaattaTTATGCCTAATTGCTCTCTTTCAGGAGACTGGTCCAACGAATGTAGGAGACGAGTACTCCGATCCAGCTGTCATGAATTACTTGGGAGCAAGGAAAACGACCATGCTGGGAAACAATTTGTGAGTATTGGAAATTGAGAGGGTCAGTTAATGTGGGGGCGGGCATGAAGGAGGTGTACAGCAGGTAAATACCCAGATAAGAGCAACACCTGAGTGATAGAAAGTAAACTGGCAGTTGCTGGTTTATTTCTTGGCATTGTTTAGCTTCACTTAATCCATTAAAGagcatttctattcttttgtTAGTGATATTTTTTAGGATGATGTCCCCATCCATAGGGTATGAGTGGTCATTGAATGATTTGATAAGTTTGAAAATGATCTATATGTGGCTTCTTGACTACTATCTCAGTCACCAGATCTCATCTCAAATGAACACTTATAGGAGACACTCCCCAAAACACCTTTTCCCGTCAGAGAATAATAAACTCTAAAGGCATTGCTCCGATACAGAGCTCTAGACACTTGTAGAATCTACTCCAAGCTCACATGGGGCACATTTCCGTATTTAGACACTTAACATTGGTGTTTCCTTCATTTTGGCAGTTGCTCGTACATATTGACGACAGAGCTGAGCTCAGGGCAGATGGAGGAAAAATTCACTTGTGGTTGAGGAAGGCTGCTGCTTTGCAGATTTGGAGTAAACCATTCAAGCTGATGGAATACAGATCAGGGAAGTGTTGTCATTGGCAATCTGATTCAAATGCTGCTGGGAAATGAACCAAGGTGTGGAAGGAAGTGAACAAGCACCAGAACAATTAACAGCATTCTACTTTCCAAGCGAAGTTTACTGAAAGAGAGCGAAATCCCACATCTGTGGAAAGTAGAATTACTTTGTGTTTATGCTCGTTTAGTTCCGAGTACCATGTGGATGACCCACCTCGCCTGGTGCTGGACAAGCTGGAGAAGCTCGGCTTCCGCGTGATGACGATGACGGGGGTGGGACAGACGCTGGTGTGGTGCCTCCACAAGGAGACTGAGTGATCGGTCCCGGAGCCAGTTACATGTCTCCAGTGTGTTTCCCTGGCAAGAGAGAGGTactgggatgagagagagatatctaTCAATAGCTCTAGTTGCAACATCGCTCTCTCATCAGAGTGAATCAACCCAGTGCTTAGACCTCGGTTGTATCTAAATACTTCTATCCACCTTTTAAAAGGGTGGATGGGTTGTGCTCATGAACTTTATCAACGTTTTGTTACTTTGGTTCTCTTCTACACCACCTTCTGTGTTGATTGTTACAAAACTAGCCCTTTCTCAAATGATAATTAGGTTAATTTCTACAGACAAGAATGTCCCACACATGAGGTTACAGATTAGGTTCTATAGGTTATAGGTCACAGATTGCAGGGGATTACTGAAGTGTGTAAAAAAGATTTCAGAGATTTTCTAAGAGATTTTCTTTTGCCTGTGTTGTGTGCCATTCAGTacttgtactactactactaagagTCATGTGTACAGGGAGCGAAAACCAGTTCCAAAGTTTGTGTAATTTGTCAGTAGGTTTTGTTTAAAGGCAAATATCTACCTTCTGCCCATATAAGGCCTCACCCAATTCTCCCTTCGTCCTGTCAAAGTAAATATAACATTATGCTACATGGGGTTTTTACTTCAGTACTGTGCAAAGCTGTTTTTGTAAGTGTATCACATGCATGTGATTAAATATGTGAATCGCTTGTGTAATGACTtattaataaaagaaaatctatTTGTAATCCTGTCAAGATTTACTACAGACACTAAGGGACAGATATAGATGAATAGAATTCTCCTAATccaataaacacagacacatcacaGATATACACATAAAGTCAGTCAAACACGCCCTCAGGATATTGCCTTCTCTCCCATGTGAAGCTCATGTGTGCGAGCCTTCAGTTCAATCTGAGCCCTCGCAGCTTTGTGGCGCCTTATAGGGATGCTCCACTCAAAGGGATGTTTGCATACCCCACGATGATGCAGGCGCTGCAGGCACGCAGAGCGGAGGAGTGTGCCTGTGAGAGCCAGCCACGCTGGGTGGTTTCATTACAGCCCCGTTTACAGCCCCAGGTCTGCCAGCGCGTGTCTGGGGCCAGCCTGGATCACTAACCCGCAAACCAAACCcatagccagccagccagctcaCAGCCAAACCCTTGCCAGGCCTGCTGCCTCACACATGGCTtagcctccacctccatcccaAAGATCAAAAGGTCCCGGTGGTTCCCAGCACTGCGATCATGGAGGTTCCAGGTACTGCTGGCATCCACCAGCATGACGGCTCTCATGCGGAGAATGTGAAGAAGACGGGGAGGAAGAAGATACTACGAAGAGTCCAAGGCTGTGCCGTAGTTGTCGACTGGGCGgaccatacatacatacaggcatCTCCTCCCATCTTGGTTTGCATGCAGCACAAGCCACTGTGGGCTCAGGGCAGGGTTGGTGGTGAATGTGTTTCCTGTAATTGTATTTCCTCTGTTGTCATTTGGacagagtttgtgtgtttcagggcttttttttcacattgcCGGGATATGAAAAAGGCTATgcataaacaaaaccatgtgaCGAGGGGATtttgcaggaggagaggagcagatgTCTCCCACCACACCACACCGCACCGTGCCGCTCCACAGCTGGACATTGTGTAACAGGGCCGCGGCGAGGCGGCGAAGGAGTGGCGGGGAGATGGATGTTGCGAAGCTGCCATGAGGCTCCTAAATAACACAATGACAGGAGGAAGCGCCGCCGCATAGGCCCGCAAATAGAGACACACCATTACGCCATAGTCCCCCAGGGGACAGGGAGATAATTCTATTTGGACGGTTAGATGTTCCACAGGCAGAGGACCTTGTTACAAAACTCAAGAGTGGCCGCAACAGTCTGGCACGGGCACCGAGGGGTCTGATTTAATGTGGGTCACAGAGCAGTAGCGTGTCTCATCAGAGAGCATTCACAAGAAATACAGAGTATCTTCTAGGTATTTGTTACATAAACCTATTGTGAAACAGCTTAGAACAATAATAGAACCATTGAGAGGAAATTCATTCAGATCAGTATCACAGGTCAGAGCATGGACAGAGGCTTTAAAGCAACGGGTACTTTCTTTAATTCAAGCCGGGCGATGGCCTGTCACATGACCGGACAGAACCAGAAAGGGTTGCAGTGAActgtgtgaaatggaaaaactgagctaccccaaaacaaaatgcaCCAATTGCTTCAAAATCTTCGCTCTGCCCAATATCatacaatgaaaaaaatggaTGGGCATGTACTGGTGCAATGATCACAAGATAAGATGTACAGAACATATTTTAGGATTCTTTAAATTAAAGCCCATCGTTCAGCTTTGTTATACATAATGACATGAAGTTACCTCCTCATGCCTCTTTTCTATCAAATCTAGATGGTCGATATTATGATGTTGTGGCATAGGAGATGTCCTACAGTGAATGATTTGCATAGGAGGGTGGCTTAGAGATTATATACAGATATTCAAGTTGCAAATTTCAGAACGTAGAAAAACTCTGACTGTAGAATAAAATCTCTGAATGTAGAACAGCATTGTGCAGTCTTGAAATTGTGCAGTCCACAAGGCCTCTTCAATTTGGAGCAGAGctttagatatactgtatacaaaaACCACCAGATCTATAATGGAGGGCCTCCGGAGTATATTCACATTTCATCACGTGAGGCCACAAGAATTCCCATAAAAGCCTACCTAGTGTTCCAATCTATGCCTGATTACTGGTTTAACATGGAGGAGACATGATTTCCACATAGTTACATTGCATGGTCTGCGGTTTGGATTGTTAGAGGACTCGACTCATTTCACAGATCTACTGAACTAGTACACAGACAACAGAAAAGAATGACTTTTACATTGCACTCGCTTGGCTGCAACAATGAAGTAATGAGTTGTCACAGTTAAACAGAGAATGTTACTGACAGATGCAAATTACATCATTATACTATTTTGATTACTTGTAGCGTTGCATGGCCAATCTCCTCTGGCTCTGTTGCAACACGCTGCACGAGGATTAAATCCCCCCCTGATAACTCCAAACTCTCATGGTcttaaaataatttacaaacaGATCAATTAGCGCTCAGAGATGGTTTATTGATTAAGACTCCTACCTCTGGGACCACATGGCTTAGGACTGAATCCTGTAGGGTTCCCTCACTTCTTTGTCTTCCCTACTCTGTATTCTCCTCAGCCATCCTACATTCTTAATAAAGGAAAAGTAAAGACACATATCACACTGGTTAAAGTGACTgagatttgttaaaaaaaaaagagtctctTCAGTTATTAAAGATGTTTATTTTGCTctgtatatttttaaaaaacaagtTAATAACAAAACACATAAGAGGCTTTATGAAACTAAAGCCACAGGTATTGGCTGACTGCTGAGTTGTCCCAAGCTGGGTCGTGGCGTGCCTAGGACTAggcctcctcctcatcttctctctgcatctcttctATGAGTCTCTGTCGCTCGGCAGCCTGCCTCATCCTCATCAGCACCACGCTCTCGTAGTCGCGCTCGCTGCTCAGGGAGCCCTGCtgaagacacagacacacaacgtCAAATAAgcttgtgttttatgtggcttTTTATAAGCCCTTGCCAAAGATGATTTTCTATCATGGGATGGACAATTaagttttatttagttttaaaaGAGGCTGGTACAGGCAGATTTCAGTAAGATTTGAAGTGATGAGACCGTAAAATTATTGTCATCGAATGCTAATAGTTACAAAGGTTCTAAAAATCCCCATCTCTGTTATTTCCACGGCTTTACCACAGACAATAACATCACATTCAAATCGCATCCATATTGAAGAAAAAACATGTCCACTAAATAAACCACTACACTGGCGGGGGAATCACAGCATACTGTATGAGTCAGGCTCTCGTATAGCATGTCTCTACTTCATATCGTGACAAGAGCAGAACACGGAGCGAATGACACCACTGTCACCGTCcgctgtttgtctgtttgctttCACGACCGAGTCTGAGGgtgcaggggagaggagaagagaggagaggcggCCTCAGACAGATGCTCTCATCTCAGTTACCATCCGTATGATGGCAGGGTAAGCATGCATGAGACGGCATGCCCCCGGAGCAACTGTGACAGAGTAATTCCGCTGCCTGAGGTCATTAAGCCCAAAATGAGGGCTGGGATTGGGCCTGGCAGTCGGGGCCGGggctctccctgtgtgtgtgattgctttGAAGGGCCTGGGCTGGGACAAGGACGGCGAGAGATTCTCTTACTGTGGGGGAATTAGAGAGgccacagccagccagccactgGCTAATGGCTAATCAGCCAGGGTGGAACACAGGCCAGCCAGcttagacacacaaacacacacacacacgcacaagccaGCATTTGTGCGGTCACAAATGCATGCCACACACAGGCAACACGCACATTCAGGGACAAGGAGGGGGATCCCAAAGAAGTGAGGAGACCCTGATTGCAGAGTCAGCACTACGGGTCTTCCTTTATGAATTCAGACATACATTAAACAGCATTCTGTTATGCAAGCATGCTCATACACATacaacgtacacacacactcagattcAGAGTCCTTAATCCTGtagtggagggggagggagg
The nucleotide sequence above comes from Centroberyx gerrardi isolate f3 chromosome 17, fCenGer3.hap1.cur.20231027, whole genome shotgun sequence. Encoded proteins:
- the gchfr gene encoding GTP cyclohydrolase 1 feedback regulatory protein; protein product: MPYMLVSTQIRLETGPTNVGDEYSDPAVMNYLGARKTTMLGNNFSEYHVDDPPRLVLDKLEKLGFRVMTMTGVGQTLVWCLHKETE